The window AGTCGAGCATTTTGCGCAGGAACTGCTCCTCGTTGCGCATTCGCGACCAGAGCCGCCCTAGCCAGTAGATGATGAACACCGTCAGCACCACGGCGATCGCAGTCAGACGGGCGGATACCGGCTCGAACGGCGACGCGCGCCCCAATGCGAGCAGCGGCGACGCATACCAGATCAGCAGGCATAAAAGCGCAACGAACACGACGCTGGTCGACCAGCCTGCCAGCCACAGCAACATGCTGGCAAGCAGCAGCGCGATCAGCAGGACGCGAATGCCGGCGCCGGCCAGCGGCTTGAGGCCGCCGAACGCAACGAAGGGGCCGACAAACCAGATCATCAGCGCGATGACGATCAGCGCGAGCAGCGCGAGGCACTGGCGCGAGACCAGAAACGACAGAAACTTCTTCATACTTGTACCTTGGGCATGGAGCCGGTTCGTTACTCTGCGACCGCAATCTCGACACGCCGGTTTTGTGCGCGTCCGTTAGCCGTGCGGTTGTCCCCGATGGGATCAGCGTCGCCCTTGCCGATAGCTTCGAGCCGGCTGGCAGGCACGCCATCGGCCTGCAGCATCTGCAGGACTTCGGTGGCGCGCTGTTCTGATAGCGCGTCGTTCGACGCGAACCGCCTGCTGCGGATCGGAATGTTGTCCGTGTAGCCCAGCACCGTGATCTTGCCTGGCACCTTCGCGATTTCGTCGGCGATCTTTGCGATCAACGGCGCCATCGACTTCTTGACCGCAATACCGCCGGGCGGGAACATCGCGTCGCCTTGAAACGTGACATTGCTGTGGCGCGCATCTTCATCGACGCTGACCGTGCCGGCCGCGATCTCGTTCTTGAGCAGCACTTTCAGATGCAGCGCCGGCGGAGCAGGGGGCGGCGTCATGCGTCCGATGTCGGCGATCTGCTTCTGGACTTCGGCGCCGTGGCCGAGCAGTTGATACTTGAACCACCCGAAGAGGCCGAGCAGGGTGACCGACAGCACGGCAACCGTGATCCACACCGGAAAGTCGTAGAACGACAGCCGTTTGCCTTTCACGCTGGATTGCCAGTGCGGCGACAGTGCCACGGGAACCGGCGCTCGCTGCGAGGTGATTTCGTTGTAGAGGCGTTGACGCACGGCGTCATGCCTGCGCCGGCCATCGGCTTCGTGCCGGTAGCGGCCCTCGAAGCCGAGGCTGAGGATCCGGTAAATGACTTCCAGCAGATCGCGATGCTCCTGGGGCTCCGCGAGGAGCCGGCCAATCAGCAGGTAGACCTTGTCGCCGCCCTGGCGGTCTTCGTGGAAAATCGTCGCGAGCCCGTTGGTGATCCATTCGACGCCGCTATTGCCGCCTTTGCCCCACGCGGTCTGCATCGCGGCTTCGTCGAGGGCCGTGCATAAGCAGTAGCGGGCGCCGACCATGTGGTCGCGGCGGATGTTGGCTTGCTCGCAGAGTTTGAGGAAGATGCGGAGTTCTTGTTCGAGCATTTGCCGAAGCAGTTCACTGGCGTGACTGTCCAGCTTGTCGGGCATGTCGGCTTGCGCTCTCAATAGAGGACGTGCCGCCTCGAGCAGCGGATTTCGCGCCGCTCGAATGGCATTCAGCCGCTGCGCCTCCGTTTCGCCTGGGGGGATGACATAGGTTTTTCTGTTCCGATCGGGATCCACGACATCCGCGTAGGCCGGGGAATCGACGGAAACCAACACATCCTGCGTCTGGCCGCCCAGATATTTCGCACGGTCAATCATCCAATCCTCGCAACTGTGCTGCTAATAAGTGAACATCCGCACTCGGTGTGGTGCCCGTGCAGGGCGACCCGGATTCCGCCGACCGTTAGCGTCGGATGCGCTTCGATAATCTTGTTCACACCATGCGGTCGACCGTCTGGATACCGTTTCGGACAATCGACCAGATCATGAAGGCGAGCAATGGGCTTGCCGCTAATCTCGTGCGAATCGGAACCTGTGATGATCCGGCCGCCATGGTCGGTGCTATCGCCTAGTACTGCGATGGGAAGGGACATGCTTACTCCTCTGATCTGAAAGACTCGGCGGCCTCTCGGATTTAAAGCTTGTGAGAATTGACCGGTTCAATCGGACGCACTTTTTAGTGCCTCTGATTGGAGAGTGCTTCTTCGGTCAGCTTGCTGATTGATACGAGTCGTTTTTGGAGTTCTGCTCCGTGTAGCCCGTATCGGCCCTCGGCCGCGATGGAATTGCTCATTCGTTTCTGATCGGCTCCATCGGGATCTTGTCGGGGTTGCGTGAGGCATCGCGCAGGTAGGGATCGAACGAATCAACCTTGCATTGCGCCTCCACTTCCGCTGGCCATGCTGGAATTTTGCTTGTGTGCATCGCGAACCAACGGCCAAGCGACGTAATAAGGAAGACAGGCGAGAGCAGGATTTGACCGATGGG of the Pirellulales bacterium genome contains:
- the tssL gene encoding type VI secretion system protein TssL, long form translates to MIDRAKYLGGQTQDVLVSVDSPAYADVVDPDRNRKTYVIPPGETEAQRLNAIRAARNPLLEAARPLLRAQADMPDKLDSHASELLRQMLEQELRIFLKLCEQANIRRDHMVGARYCLCTALDEAAMQTAWGKGGNSGVEWITNGLATIFHEDRQGGDKVYLLIGRLLAEPQEHRDLLEVIYRILSLGFEGRYRHEADGRRRHDAVRQRLYNEITSQRAPVPVALSPHWQSSVKGKRLSFYDFPVWITVAVLSVTLLGLFGWFKYQLLGHGAEVQKQIADIGRMTPPPAPPALHLKVLLKNEIAAGTVSVDEDARHSNVTFQGDAMFPPGGIAVKKSMAPLIAKIADEIAKVPGKITVLGYTDNIPIRSRRFASNDALSEQRATEVLQMLQADGVPASRLEAIGKGDADPIGDNRTANGRAQNRRVEIAVAE